A single genomic interval of Dysidea avara chromosome 6, odDysAvar1.4, whole genome shotgun sequence harbors:
- the LOC136258762 gene encoding axoneme-associated protein mst101(3)-like, which translates to MSPPPDNTLTEMQDVVSPVEDHPPEQHVRPPGEQSVVQGAATQSKSAVVCTPPEHEGELKYISKYLVQYVPVKAKKPPTSGRVTGARILTSEECAQLIFEHEEKKKKEKEEKEARKAAREQKKKEKEEAARKKTELAEKRREEAAKRKEEAAKKREETAKRKEAAKKKEEATKRKEEAARKKAEQIFQSHKRRNSTVGEGT; encoded by the coding sequence ATGTCTCCACCACCAGATAATACACTGACAGAGATGCAAGATGTGGTGTCTCCTGTGGAAGATCATCCACCAGAGCAACACGTCAGACCTCCAGGGGAGCAATCTGTTGTGCAGGGTGCTGCTACCCAATCAAAATCAGCAGTTGTGTGTACTCCTCCCGAGCATGAAGGTGAATTGAAGTATATTAGTAAGTATTTGGTGCAGTATGTGCCTGTGAAAGCAAAAAAGCCACCCACCTCTGGACGTGTGACTGGTGCAAGAATTCTAACTAGTGAGGAGTGTGCTCAACTTATATTTGAACATgaagaaaagaaaaagaaagagAAAGAGGAGAAAGAAGCAAGGAAGGCTGCCAGAGAACAGAAGAAAAAGGAGAAAGAAGAAGCAGCTAGGaaaaaaacagaattagctGAGAAAAGGAGAGAAGAGGCTGCTAAAAGGAAAGAAGAGGCTGCTAAAAAAAGAGAAGAAACTGCTAAAAGGAAAGAAGCTGCTAAAAAGAAAGAAGAGGCTACTAAAAGAAAAGAAGAAGCTGCAAGGAAGAAAGCAGAACAAATATTTCAGTCCCACAAAAGGCGGAACAGTACTGTGGGAGAGGGGACATGA